A region of Phalacrocorax carbo chromosome 7, bPhaCar2.1, whole genome shotgun sequence DNA encodes the following proteins:
- the HACD3 gene encoding very-long-chain (3R)-3-hydroxyacyl-CoA dehydratase 3, which produces MAGPSLRPHVHWAQRHSELYLRVELSDVQNPDIAITDNVLHFKAQGHGAKGDNIYEFQIEFLEPVEPKPVCRVTQRQLNITVQKKESNWWERLTKQEKRPLFLAPDFDRWLDESDAEMELKEKEEEKINKMKIESRVPKDPFKHLKKGYLVMYNLVQFLGFSWIFVNMTVRLFILGKDSFYDTFHTIADMMYFCQTLALMEVMNALIGLVKSPLLPTVLQVFGRNFILFVVLGSLEEMQSKPVVFFVFYFWSIIELFRYPYYMLSCIGIEWKPLTWLRYTAWIPLYPLGGLAEAVSIVQSIPIFSETGKFSLGLPNPLNVTIQFSFLLQICLIGLVLAISVNFRHLYKQRKQHLGPKKRKMK; this is translated from the exons ATGGCGGGCCCTAGCCTGCGGCCGCACGTGCACTGGGCGCAACGGCACAGCGAGCTTTATCTGCGCGTGGAGCTGAGTGACGTGCAG AACCCGGACATCGCCATCACCGACAACGTGCTGCATTTCAAAG CTCAGGGTCATGGTGCCAAAGGGGACAACATCTACGAATTTCAGATTGAGTTCCTAGAACCCGTTGAGCCTAAA CCTGTATGCAGGGTGACCCAAAGGCAGCTGAACATCACTGTGCAGAAAAAAGAGAGTAACTGGTGGGAGAGACTCACCAAGCAAGAGAAGAGGCCGCTCTTCCTAGCTCCTGACTTTGACCGCTGGTTAGATGAATCCGATGCTGAAATGGAACTGAAGGAGAAG gaagaagaaaagattaacaaaatgaaaatagaatcCAGAGTCCCAAAAGACC CTTTCAAACACCTCAAGAAGGGTTACTTAGTCATGTATAATCTTGTACAGTTTTTGGGATTCTCTTGGATTTTTGTGAACATGACAGTACGACTGTTCATCTTAGGAAAAG ATTCCTTCTATGACACATTTCACACTATTGCTGACATGATGTATTTCTGTCAGACCCTGGCATTAATGGAGGTCATGAATGCACTCATAGGACTAGTCAAATCACCGCTGCTACCTACTGTATTGCAG gTATTTGGAAGaaactttattttgtttgttgtcCTGGGAAGCTTAGAGGAAATGCAGAGCAAACCTGTGGTGTTCTTCGTGTTTTATTTCTGGAGTATCATTGAGCTGTTCAG GTATCCATATTACATGCTGTCCTGCATCGGTATTGAATGGAAACCACTCACCTGGCTCCGCTACACTGCCTGGATCCCTCTCTACCCCTTAGGAGGCTTGGCAGAAG CCGTCTCTATCGTTCAATCCATTCCAATCTTCAGTGAAACAGGGAAATTTAGTCTGGGATTGCCAAATCCACTGAACGTCACAatccagttttcatttttgcttcaaATATGCCTTATAGGCTTGGTTTTAG CGATATCTGTAAACTTCCGTCATCTTTACAAGCAAAGGAAACAGCACCTTGGaccaaagaagagaaagatgaaGTAA